From Ictalurus punctatus breed USDA103 chromosome 26, Coco_2.0, whole genome shotgun sequence:
aataaagCAACGAAGTCTCTGTACAGCCgctcagctgaagaaatgcataacggatgaatggggaaaattccactcgctaaacttaaccaactggtttcttcactcagcgtccaaacgcttaataagtgttccTCAAAGAAAAGCTGATGCTACGcggcggtaaacagtcgactgtccagactttttttttttttgagtgtgttgcagtttgaaatgtgtgtatatattcaaaaataaattaaatttacaaagtaaaacatcaaataacgttaagaatgtgttttcaatatagtactgGGTGAATGGAATTTTTCACgtgacttttattttgtttgttttgcatttcccatactgtcccaactttttcggaattggggttgtaactTGATCTTTGCAGGAATTCAGCCACAGAGACATCACATAGGTTTTcccagacagagacagaaatctacctataatcttttttttttttttttttacattactaaataaacaactctGGGTGTCTACTGAAGAGCTTCACACGCACCTACACAGCGCTGTACTGACTCAGGGCAGTTCAGTTACAAACCCGATTAACCCTTAAAGCTTGTTGAACTGGCCTGAGAAGTCACCAAACCTACACGAGCAGATTAAATTAACATCCTCCCTCCTTAGCCCAAATCTCCATCAAGTTCAGACACAGAACAATGACTCACGAATCGATTCAAATCCATACAAACGGCACGCGGACTACTCGTCCGATTCGTGCAGCGTTAAACAGGGCGAACGTGCACAAATATCACAGACGGTATTTTAATAGAAGTCTTGCATGATTATCGGGACAGATAAAGCGATTACACTCGGTTCGGTTTCGATTCGTGTCGCTTGAGAAATGGTAGCAAAAGGAATGTTATTGAATCAACACTAGGATTATGCACCACGTGTTTTAGGCATGAGGGCTTTAAATGGAGCAGCTGAATCAACTGTgttaacaaaacaacaacaagaatagAATTATCATGTCAACACTGGTAATGcgttcaagtttttttttttgttgttttttaaaccctgATTTTCCTTTCTAAAGAATGCTGTCATAACACTGATTCATACCTCGAGCTAAAATACCATTCAGTGCtaaaattatttacacacaatGCCTCGTCTTtcctgagaaagaaaaacacagattgAAGTCTGTGACAGTAACAgtctgaggagagagagagagagagagagagagagagagagagagagagagagagcattcaTGGACACTCACTGCTCTAGGAGCTGATCGTATTTGGCCTGAGCATCTCTCTCGGCCCCGGCGGCTCGCTCTTTCTCGAGGACGGCGTTATCCCGAGCCTCACGGAGGTTtctggaagggaaaaaaaaaagaaaatcagagaCACTGTATataagtacagtgctgtgaaaaagtatttcctgaTTTATTCTGACTTTGTGTATATCCCATACTAAAcaattttagatcttcaaacgaagtGTAACATAAAAccaaggcaacctgagtaaacacacaatacagtttttatttatttatttttattgaagaagaagaagaagaaaaaaaccccaacaccTAGCACCCATGTGGAAAACTATCTAcctccttaaacttaaaatctggttgtgccacctttagcagcaataactgcaaccaaacacttccgataactggagatcagtctttcatttacttctaggactaggattcaCTCCTgggctttggatcgttgtcttgctgcataatccagttgcgcttgagtttcaacttacggactgaagactcctttaggattttctggtagagagaggaattcatgtttccttcaattattgcaagtttcccaggccctgaagcatcaaagcatccccacagcatcacactgccaccaccatgcttgaccgtaggtatgatgttctttctgTGGAATTCcgtgtttggtttactccagatgtaacgggactcctgtcttccaaacagttcactTTCggctcatcagtccacagaacattctcgcaaaaggtttgaggatcatcaaggtgtgtttagCAAAAtccagacgagtcttaatgttcttctgggtcagcagtgggtttcacctcaccactctcccatggaggccatttttacccagagtctttctgatagtgaagtcatgaacagtgacctttattgatgcgagagaggcctgtaggtcctttgatgttgtccttggatcTTTTGTGACTTCTTGGATGAGTCgttgttgtgctcttggaggaattttgcaaggacagacacttctgggaaggtttactAATGCACCGAGTTTTTCCATtaggagataacggctctcgctgtggttctttggagtcccagagcctttgaaatagtttcCTAACTCTTCCCAtactgatgcatttcaatccccttcttcctcatcatttctggaatttctttcaactttggcatagtgtgttactgagtaagaccttttaaccaacttcatgctcttgaaaaagttctatttaagtgttgatttggttgaacagggtttgcagtaatcaggcctggttgcgtaatcgagtccagctgaaccccattatgaatgcaggtggggggcaaatacattttcacacaggcccagttggtattggagaactttattttgtgtttactcaggttgcctttgttttaatttctgaaacaattaacacgagatacacacacagacagaagaaatcaggatgggggcgaatactttttcacagcactgtatgcaAGGATGAAGAATTTTTGAAAACATATCCCGAACCTGTAACCATCAACAAaccagctctttttttttttttaaattgattttaaaaatgattcaaattgCAATACAGCTATTTTGTTCCCAATCGATACTGAGTGTAATAATCGTGCTTGAAGCAATCCTGGCTTTGCATACCAAAGCATACGCAACACTCTTTGTCAAGCCACCCGGCAGCACTGTCTGATTACTAGGGAGGGACGAGGCACCAAAACAATTATAATCTTTGAagtcttttaattttttttaaaaaaacttttgcaTTCCACAATATGCAAAGTTTGCTTTGCTGAATTTTTCCACAAGCAGTGGAGCCAGATTACGAAATATACGTGTTTAGAGATTTTTCTCTGATCTTTACAcccatatatatacatatatatacatatatatttatgtatatatatatatatatatatatatatatatacatacacacacatatacatacacacacacatatatatatatatatatatatacatacatacatacacatatatatatatatatatatacacacacacacatatatatatatatatatatatatatatatatacacatatatatatatatatatatatacatacatatatatatatatatatacacacacatatatatatacacacacacatatatatatatatatatatacacacacatatatatatacacacacacatatatatatatatatataaaaacaaaagaagaaaatctAAATtactcagaaaagtgtattacAGATTCCGATGCTAATTTGTTGGCTGGTGCTGCATTTTTGGCTGTTCGACAGGTTTTGCTGTTTCGTATTAATTTCGAAATCGAATGTACGAGTAGAGAGGATATCCACGCCAACATTGGACTCGGAACCCCAGAATGCATATGATATGACGGGCGCGTTGTCGTTGACGGAGGTATTCGCATGAATCTTGAAGCTCTGGAAGCTGATCTGCCAGAGCGGACTGTACAGAGCTGGACAGAATCaaagactaaagcgccgctgcatcgctgTTTTCAGGTTGAGATAAAGCGAGGACCCAATCCCAATAGCGCCACACTATTATCAGCGGGTAGTCGAGCGGCAATGTGCACGTGATACGGAGTGGAATCGTGATCGCAGCACTGCGCTGCGCTGCTCTTGGGAGTCTGAACACCGTTTCGCTGTGTTTCGACAGAACCTCacctgttctctctctcgtaCAGCTCTTTAGACGTGCGCTGCAGGCTCTCGATCTCCTGGCTGGTCTTCAGTCGGATGTGCTCCAGCTCGTCCCTCAGTTTGTTCTCGTACTCGGTCTTATAGTGATCCCTGGTGGAGAGGCGAATCGTGGCTTTACTGGGTCGATCCAAAACTGAACTAATTACTTAGATTTCATAACACTGTAGAGTAAGTGCACCTGAGAAATGTCTTTTAgagcaaccaaatattaaaaaaaaaaaaaaaaaggtgtctaGAGCGTTGGTAGGGTGGTATTTTGGCGTATATTTGAGCGGTCAGACGGCGCACTCTGATATTAAAATACAGAGTTCCTAGCGTTCGTTCTCACCAAGACTTCAACCTCTTATTAAACGAATGACTTGTTGCTTAATTTGATGATTCCCGAATCTGTGtgatgcatgctgggtaatACAGTGACCGATATCTGCTGATAGATAGAAAATGATGAGGCTTAGCAATGCAAGACTGCGTTATCTAATATTCCGACATAAGACTGTTCACGCAAGTGTAACGGTTATGCTGGAAGCGTGCGTGAAAAGTCCGAACACTCAGCCTAGTACAGACCTAGAAGCCACGTATTTGTCATAGGCCTCCTCCCTGGCCTTCTTGCAGTCCTCCAGCTGCACCTGCAGTCTCTCCAGACGGTCCTCCTCGTGGGCACAGCGCACATTCAGCTCCATGTTCTGCCTGTTCAGATAGTCCTTATCCTTCTGGAGCAGAGTCACAGACTGCTGCAGTGTGGCCACCTGCGCAAAAATAAACCGCCATGTAAAAGACAGAAGATCAAAAGAATAAAGATTCACAGGACCTGCTGCGTTCGGTCCGTTTATTACCTCTTTACTGAGATCGTTCCTCTCCTTAGTCAGGGCGGTTTGCGTCAGGTCCGTCATCTCCAGCTTCTTCCTCAGCTCTCGGACGTCCGTCTCGTAGCCGTCTCGCTCTCTGACACGATCGAATTCTTCGTtacttttgtatttattgtgtttacGTACAGTTTAAAGACttcttgatttttaaaaaaaaaaaaagtaacaatgCTACCACCTTGTGCTGAgccaaaatatttatttgatttatttattttttttgtacccaTGACATCATGTGCTTGTTCAACATCCCATTCCACATTTATTCCCATTATAATAAAGCTccaatcttctgggaaggctttccactcgATTTCGAATGCGGCTTTGTGTTCGTTCACACATtccacaagagcgttagtgaggtcaggtactgatgttgggatgTCAAGGAATCTCCAGTTCCAATTCATCCAGAAGGTGTTTAGTGAGGTTTGAGCTAagggctctgtgtaggacactcaagttctacCTCTTCCACACTTAACACGTCgtgtcttcacggagctcgctttgtgcacgggGACATCGTCGTGCTGGAACGGGttcgggcctcttagttccggtgaagggaaattgtaacgctacggCGTACAGAGACGTCCTGTACGATTGTTTGGAGAAGGACTACAATCACACGTGGGTGTGATgatcgggtgtccacatactttcggCCACGACGCGGATATCGATCTGGTAGATAAAACCTACAGGAAATAAAACGCAGGATGTGTATGTCGTGTAGTCCATGCCCTCACCGCTTCACTTTGTCGTAGTTCTGACGTTTGTAGTCTCCCTCCTGGATGAGCTGCTTGGTGTCGGCCAGTTCCAGAGCGAGTCTTTGGCAGCGGGTCTCCAGCTCCGAGCGCGCTCTTCTCTCGTCCTCATAGCTCTAGATTGACGCAAAGAAAAAAAGCGACCATCAGATCAGTCGGTTTAAAGCCCAGAGTGCTGAAGAACACCGaactattcatttttttttttaattctgaaaaGGATGTGGAACTTCCCAGACCTAACCAGTACCAGCTAACTAACCAGCCTGGCTTGCTCTCTAGATCCAATTCATTTTGGATCATCACTATGCATCGTTAACACAGATTAGATAAAGATTCTCTGAGGTCTGACGTGGAACAGGAACAATAAGGTCTTCCGTACCTCCATGAGGGATTTGATTTGCTTGCGATGGCTGTCCAGGTCGTCCGTCAGGTTGTTCTTCTTCACCTGTAGCTCCGTCACCAGAGCTCTTAACGGCGTAACCACCTCGTACAAGCGCACCTGAATCCACAGTGGACGTGATTAAAGCTGgaattatttacacacaaacacttacgagcaaaatgtatgtgtgtgatatgCACTCACCGCTACATATTCGGGGATGGAGAGCTTGTCTTCGGGGAGATCTCGCAGTTCCCGATACTTCTCCTCGTTCAGCTCGAGGTCTCTCAGGCTGCGCCGGATGTCGCCGGCCCGCTCGCACAGCTGCCTGTtggtgtcctccagctgcttctgCCGCAACAAAATGGCGTCCATCTCCTGTTTCATCAGAGCTTGCTGCTTCCTGTGAGGAACATGAGAGACACCATGTCGGTGTCAGCGTCAGTGCTAACTCTTGTCCATCACGCCAATGGGATGTGCTCATTGGTGGACAGACAGGTATCTACCAACAGACACAGTCAGTATAAAGTGGTCTATGTGAGAGACGGACTTGTTGAAATGGCAACCGAGTTCCAATCAGACTAGAAAGTAATAAAAAGGGCTTTCGTTTAACTTGGAAATGAAAGACGTCCTCCCTTCTGTCCGTGTCCGTCCTCCTGTCTGTCCATCCTCccgtctgtctgtgtctctcagtcTGCGTCCCTCTGACTgtgttcatctgtctgtctctgtgtccaTCATTCTACCTgcgcctctctgtctgtctaaatCCACCTGTCTATACGTCtgtgtctttgtctgtctctcccgACACGAatcataataaaacaaaacgacGCTTTGATCACGTACATGCAAATGAGTGTTCTGATGTCCATTTATTGCAATCTGTATTTGAATCTAAATCATTTGAGAAGAAGCTACAGGGTTTAAATATTGAAACCTGGTCAGTGaagggaggtgtgtgtgtgtgtgtgtgtgtgtgtggatcagtACTGACCACTAACCTGTTCTCATCCTGCTGCACTTTGAGCTGGCTGTCCAGGCGAAGGGCGAGGATCTGCTTCTGATGCAGTGCGTCATTCAGCTgctcctccagctcctccatctacaccacacacacacacacacacacacatcagaccAATCTCACCTAGAGAAAAGTAACAACACTGCATCCTTGTGATTTCTCACTTTGGTCAGGTGTTCCATCTTGAGGTTGTCGATGATGAGGTTTTTCTGCGACAGCTCGATCTTCAGCATCTGGATGTTGTGCAGGAGCTCCTTCCTCTCCAGCACCTGCTTGGTGACCTTGTGAGTGCTGCTTTTCTCATCCGAGGAGGAGATGTCCTCCGTGGGCACCGTGGTCTCCAGACTGATCTCCTCCGACTCCAGCGAGCTGGAGATGTTCACCCGCTGACTCTCCTTCTGCTTTTTATGGGCCATGTTCCAGCTGGCCTTCAACACTGAGGGGGAAAAGTACGTTAATAAACGAGCGTAATCCGGAGCTAAAACGGTCAAACCAGCACCCGTTATCGTTTAACAGAGAAGAAACGTACGTGTGTGTAGTTCCGTTATAGGAGTATGGAgaagtaaatgtgtaaatattaaagGAAAGCAGGAGGGACGCGGACACTGTATATTAAACAAGAGActtaaatgagacaaaattaaGCAAAGTCAAGTGGCAAAAATGAACATCGTGTAGAAAATAGTTCATCTGCATCAATCTGTTCATCTGTGCAGCAAagtgagagaaaaggaaagaaagaaaaggggggCGTGACGGAGAGAAAcgagagatagaaaaaaaacaataggaagacagggagagagaaaggaagagagacagagagaaacaggcaGAGACGGAGCAagaaacagagagtgagagacagaaaaaacagCCATACAtattcagagagagacagacagacaggggctgaaagaaacagagagagacagacagacacagagagagagagagagagagagagagagagagagagagagagagaaagaaagaaactgaaaagagagagtgagtgactgaAGGGGGGACGAAAACAGGCAGACAGACtcatagagagagaaagacagagtgagaaatgaacaaaacaagagagagagagagagagagagagagagagagagagggggggggggtaatacAGGTATCGACTGTCACTTTACTGCATAAACAGTGTTGTATTTCTTCAAGTGTAATCTTATGGCTGTTTGACACTACACTACAGCGTTTAGCTCAATATCCCGGAAGTTAAAGCTGATATTATTCTCTCGCTCAACCTCACTTCCGGTCAAAACGGACGCTAGCAAAGTCTTCAATAACTGCAGTTATGCTAACTAACCTAGCAGCCTGCTGACACTGCCATTAAAACACCGCACAGAcacttatatataaataactttCCCGACACGCCATCTGTGTAAAAATCACTTAATTCAAATTAAACCCACATACCCAACTCTATTCTGTTCAAGCGTCCCGCCGCTTAGAGacaacagtaaacaaaacaaaccggAAATCAGCTCCCGCTGGCGTCACCGCCTTCTTCTTTTACTTCTGTGAATTTGCCATCCAACGGATATCGCCACCTATAGGACTGAAGGTGTAAATAAACCAGCGGCTAAATTGTATACTTTCAGtgcaaacaaacgaacaaataaAATCGCACGCCTCACTGTATGATTTTCGCTCATACAAAGTTATCCGGAAAAATTAAACACATCACGCACATATTGAATCaacacattcatttattaatttttaattccaaaccaacataaaacatacatcacatgttttttttttatttgctattaGTTACGAAAATGCTTTTCGGTTCAAGTTGacgcgtttttttttaaatggtttgaGCGCCCTCTATCGTTCACCAACGACAGGAAGTGAAATCCTAATACTTCCGGAGTTTTTTTCTGAAACCGGAAGTTATTATGTTTATTGTGCGTTAGTAATACATTcctaacttattattattattataatattttaaagaaTTTGTAACCATGTCGGGTGATAGTATAATCGGACCTGCTTTACCACCGGGCTTACGAGCGAGCAGAAGTGATGAATCAGATGACGACGACACGAGTATGATTAAATAATGCTAATTGTTTTGCTAATATGCTACTTCTAGTTCTATATGTGCAACGAGTTAATGTACAGCTTAAACCATGACTCTTTCTACCCTTATATGATTTGTATGTCATGTAAATGATAGCGTATTCTCCTGTgtgttataatattattaatattatcattttgCAGTCATAGGTCCAGCTCTTCCCCCGCTTTATAAACGCACAGAGTCCTCCAGTTCATCCAGCGATCAGGAACAGGTCGTGTTCAAGAGAGCCAAATACTTAGGATCAGGGGACAGTCTGCATTATAAGTACAAGACTTGTactcattgtttttattttatgtcttgTCTTGAGTGACTAATAAGCCACAAATATCTGAAATGCAGGAAGGGAGAAACAGCTGGAAGgtgtggtgatgatgaggaggaggaggaggaggaggatggctTCTTTGGTCCAGCTCTGCCTCCAGGATACAAAAATCAAGACAGTTCACCTGAAAGGTGAGACGAAACCAACAATACGTAGTTTGTAGCGCACCCTGGAGAACACCCCGTCCTCTACGTTCGAGTGTTATCCCTGCTTGCCTGATTAATCGAGCGAGTGAAAACACTAAAACGTGTAGGACAGGGGTTGTCCAGGACAAGAGTTGGGAACTTGAGCTCTACAGCTTTCCCATGAATCCTGTTTTTAGTGTCTTCTTGATACCTGAAGCGGCTACCATACTGAAATCGTCCTAAGACGCTTTGCCGCTTCAGGACATAATAAGTACgtttttattgatttgtatCATCCAAACCTCTGGTAGTATTTCACCAGGTCCTGTTACAGAGGATGTGATATTTAACAAGTCATTGTTATTAAGGAAACTTcttagtaaaaaaacaacaacaacagcgtATTAACACATCATTCTGGGAGTGCGCTGCAGATTCCTATGTGAACCATAATTTCTGAATCCCTTCTATTTACTGTTGcgatatttttctcatttcagtgtactaatgtttttaaataatcaaaagaGATTTCACATGGGCCCTTCTGATCATTCCCTGTGAATCGTATCGAGTCTCTGTCGTATCGAGAACCTGTTTAAGCGGATGGTTTCTGTTTTAATGTAATTTGCCTTGAAATCACGTAATGATCTGGAACTGGAACCAGTACAGAACCGTTACCAGGACAGTACTGAATCATTTATGTGGTGGTGTCCCTCAGGCGCCCGTTTAAATTGAACTTCCTTGTAGCTCTCTTGTCTTGTTACGTGCAGGCCGCCGGTGCTTGGACCCGCGCTGCCTCCAGGTTTTAAAAGAAAGCATCATGATGACGAGGATGAGGAAGCGGACGAAGACGAAGGAAGCGGGGTTTTGGGACCGGCGATTCCTCCTGGATACAAAGCGGAGACTTCCAGCAGTGAGGGAGAGGACTGGGACGTCATCGGGCCCATGCCATCCAGAGGGGAAGCTCAGAGCTCCGTGGCACTGGACTTTGAAAGAAGAGCAAAGAAGATGAAGGACAGATTACTGGGGCAGGATGTGAGTGTTCTGTGTTCTGTATTATTTTGTGTCATTAAACTTTGGCTCGGTCTGATAGAGCCAGTTTGCGACGCGTATGTTTCAGGATGAGACTGAGAAGCCTCAGAGGGAGAGCTGGATGACGGAGCTGCCTCCTGAGCTGCAGCACGTCGGACTGGAAGCACGAGGCTTTAAGAAGAGATCGGGACCCGAAGACAAGGATCGCTCCATGTGGACGGACACGCCCGGCGAACGGGAACGCAAAGCCAGGGTCAGTTTATTTCACTGCACAGAATTCTATTTCCTTTGTTCCccagggggtggggtgggggggaggtgggggtgtgcaaacttttgcacagaaaTTGTATTAGCTGTATAATTTTTTTAGAATAGTAAGTATACTAGTAATATAATAATTCTATATTCTATTCTATAATCGATAGAATATTattatagaatag
This genomic window contains:
- the pibf1 gene encoding progesterone-induced-blocking factor 1 isoform X1 translates to MAHKKQKESQRVNISSSLESEEISLETTVPTEDISSSDEKSSTHKVTKQVLERKELLHNIQMLKIELSQKNLIIDNLKMEHLTKMEELEEQLNDALHQKQILALRLDSQLKVQQDENRKQQALMKQEMDAILLRQKQLEDTNRQLCERAGDIRRSLRDLELNEEKYRELRDLPEDKLSIPEYVAVRLYEVVTPLRALVTELQVKKNNLTDDLDSHRKQIKSLMESYEDERRARSELETRCQRLALELADTKQLIQEGDYKRQNYDKVKRERDGYETDVRELRKKLEMTDLTQTALTKERNDLSKEVATLQQSVTLLQKDKDYLNRQNMELNVRCAHEEDRLERLQVQLEDCKKAREEAYDKYVASRDHYKTEYENKLRDELEHIRLKTSQEIESLQRTSKELYERENRNLREARDNAVLEKERAAGAERDAQAKYDQLLEQFRQLQLNSESRAAGLQNQTKLKAFEAERAQIVQEETARNLSLCQIECEKQQKKLEVVTKEFYALQSSSEKRITELQSQNAEQQVRLETYETLEKELDDVTMQAAEMENQDEAERVLFSYGYGANVPTTAKRRLKQSVHLARRVLQLEKQNTLLRRDLERSTAHAGQISEELQAANQLLQQAQQPYSYLIETVRQRDAQIQSLKERLSQLDEEASAMKKERASLLQVKNNMAADLERLLSHREELSAMKQVLVSMRSRQNREPEPELSSGREVERRPREIGRTADGEQNQLRPKPTVFTNKEVPEWHRKLKAKSK
- the pibf1 gene encoding progesterone-induced-blocking factor 1 isoform X2, whose protein sequence is MAHKKQKESQRVNISSSLESEEISLETTVPTEDISSSDEKSSTHKVTKQVLERKELLHNIQMLKIELSQKNLIIDNLKMEHLTKMEELEEQLNDALHQKQILALRLDSQLKVQQDENRKQQALMKQEMDAILLRQKQLEDTNRQLCERAGDIRRSLRDLELNEEKYRELRDLPEDKLSIPEYVAVRLYEVVTPLRALVTELQVKKNNLTDDLDSHRKQIKSLMESYEDERRARSELETRCQRLALELADTKQLIQEGDYKRQNYDKVKRERDGYETDVRELRKKLEMTDLTQTALTKERNDLSKEVATLQQSVTLLQKDKDYLNRQNMELNVRCAHEEDRLERLQVQLEDCKKAREEAYDKYVASRDHYKTEYENKLRDELEHIRLKTSQEIESLQRTSKELYERENRNLREARDNAVLEKERAAGAERDAQAKYDQLLEQFRQLQLNSESRAAGLQNQTKLKAFEAERAQIVQEETARNLSLCQIECEKQQKKLEVVTKEFYALQSSSEKRITELQSQNAEQQVRLETYETLEKELDDVTMQAAEMENQDEAERVLFSYGYGANVPTTAKRRLKQSVHLARRVLQLEKQNTLLRRDLERSTAHAGQISEEASGYLMQRRHMRVLFEDETIRFRNRSIGRPRLGWSGWSTNRRVGGSIPVPRDSTC
- the gpalpp1 gene encoding GPALPP motifs-containing protein 1, translating into MSGDSIIGPALPPGLRASRSDESDDDDTIIGPALPPLYKRTESSSSSSDQEQVVFKRAKYLGSGDSLHYKKGETAGRCGDDEEEEEEEDGFFGPALPPGYKNQDSSPERPPVLGPALPPGFKRKHHDDEDEEADEDEGSGVLGPAIPPGYKAETSSSEGEDWDVIGPMPSRGEAQSSVALDFERRAKKMKDRLLGQDDETEKPQRESWMTELPPELQHVGLEARGFKKRSGPEDKDRSMWTDTPGERERKARERQEAKERGETAKDDDGPRLSKKDLEMAEKVSKYNESKRAESLLSIHAKKMKRKAAEDSKKPVERKPFDRDADLQVNRFDEAQKKALLKKSQELNTRFSHSKDRMFL